The following proteins are co-located in the Eublepharis macularius isolate TG4126 chromosome 5, MPM_Emac_v1.0, whole genome shotgun sequence genome:
- the LOC129331436 gene encoding BPI fold-containing family B member 3-like isoform X1: protein MTGSGSANLTKGAGKQFLTTDLSSVIPKISEKFSTPQPLVVKIRDSKFPLISMNSKSTMVQQALFTDVCTSGQTVLHLQANSIFKATLSVSDGKLFISLSQKSFDIVQASSSIGSSNAQKLHDWINSIYTHSYLPAMNGMLSRGITLPSILNDKWIKVNIALFQVLQGHRRMA, encoded by the exons AAACAATTCTTGACGACTGACTTGTCAAGTGTGATTCCTAAG ATTTCTGAGAAGTTTTCTACCCCGCAGCCCTTGGTGGTAAAGATAAGAGACTCGAAATTTCCACTTATTTCCATGAATAGCAAGAGTACTATGGTGCAGCAAGCTCTTTTCACTGATGTATGTACATCTGGACAAACTGTCCTACACTTGCAAGCT AACTCCATCTTCAAAGCGACGCTTTCAGTTTCCGATGGAAAACTGTTCATCTCTTTGTCACAAAAAAG CTTTGACATTGTTCAAGCTTCTTCATCTATTGGTTCTAGCAAT GCCCAGAAGCTCCATGACTGGATCAACAGCATTTATACACACAGCTACCTACCAGCCATGAATG GTATGCTCAGCAGAGGAATCACCTTGCCTTCCATACTAAATGACAAGTGGATCAAAGTCAACATTGCCCTTTTCCAGGTACTGCAAGGACACAGAAG GATGGCCTAG
- the LOC129331436 gene encoding BPI fold-containing family B member 3-like isoform X2, translated as MTGSGSANLTKGAGKQFLTTDLSSVIPKISEKFSTPQPLVVKIRDSKFPLISMNSKSTMVQQALFTDVCTSGQTVLHLQANSIFKATLSVSDGKLFISLSQKSFDIVQASSSIGSSNAQKLHDWINSIYTHSYLPAMNGMLSRGITLPSILNDKWIKVNIALFQDGLVISM; from the exons AAACAATTCTTGACGACTGACTTGTCAAGTGTGATTCCTAAG ATTTCTGAGAAGTTTTCTACCCCGCAGCCCTTGGTGGTAAAGATAAGAGACTCGAAATTTCCACTTATTTCCATGAATAGCAAGAGTACTATGGTGCAGCAAGCTCTTTTCACTGATGTATGTACATCTGGACAAACTGTCCTACACTTGCAAGCT AACTCCATCTTCAAAGCGACGCTTTCAGTTTCCGATGGAAAACTGTTCATCTCTTTGTCACAAAAAAG CTTTGACATTGTTCAAGCTTCTTCATCTATTGGTTCTAGCAAT GCCCAGAAGCTCCATGACTGGATCAACAGCATTTATACACACAGCTACCTACCAGCCATGAATG GTATGCTCAGCAGAGGAATCACCTTGCCTTCCATACTAAATGACAAGTGGATCAAAGTCAACATTGCCCTTTTCCAG GATGGCCTAGTGATTTCAATGTGA